In the Ruminococcus sp. OA3 genome, one interval contains:
- a CDS encoding ABC transporter substrate-binding protein produces the protein MKKRLLALLCIMTMTAGVLAGCSGGSKEGTESKQEAGSAEKPEGDTSAEADSVIVTMPTTSEPESGFDPAYGWGAGEHVHEPLIQSTLTTTTKDLKIGKDLATDYTVSEDGLTWTVKIRDDVKFTDGEPLTAEDVAFTYNNCKENSSVNDFTMLKEAVAVDDTTVEFHLETPFSIWPYTMAIVGIVPEHAYDKNYGQNPIGSGRYIMKQWDKGQQVIFEANPDYYGDEVKIKKLTVLFMDEDAALAAAMAGQVDVAHTAASYADQDISDYSLLQVASVDNRGFNLPAVPAEEKDGQTVGNDVTSDIAVRRAINIGIDREEMIENVLGGYGTAAYSVCDKLPWYNADAEVSYDQEAAKKILDDAGWVEGSDGIREKDGVKAEFTLMFHPDDSVRQALAEDTANQLKEIGISVKTEGAGWDVAYDRALSEPLMWGWGAHTPMELYNIYHTMSETGTAEYSPYANETVDQYMDEALQAGSLEESYELWQKAQWDGTSGITQEGDIPWIWLCNVDHLYYVRDGLKVAEQKIHPHGHGWSIVNNVDQWEWSN, from the coding sequence ATGAAAAAGAGATTGTTAGCGCTGTTATGCATTATGACGATGACAGCAGGAGTTTTAGCCGGATGCAGCGGCGGCAGTAAAGAAGGCACGGAGAGCAAACAGGAGGCAGGAAGCGCAGAAAAGCCGGAGGGGGATACTTCAGCGGAAGCAGATTCTGTCATTGTGACGATGCCCACGACATCAGAGCCAGAATCCGGATTTGACCCGGCATACGGATGGGGAGCCGGGGAACATGTACATGAGCCGCTCATCCAGAGTACGCTGACGACAACAACAAAAGATCTGAAGATCGGTAAAGATCTGGCGACAGATTATACGGTCAGCGAGGATGGACTTACCTGGACTGTGAAAATCCGTGATGATGTGAAATTCACAGACGGAGAGCCGCTGACAGCAGAAGATGTGGCATTTACCTATAATAATTGTAAAGAAAACAGCAGTGTAAACGATTTTACGATGCTGAAAGAAGCAGTGGCTGTAGATGATACAACCGTAGAATTCCACCTGGAAACACCGTTTTCAATCTGGCCGTATACGATGGCGATCGTCGGGATCGTACCGGAGCACGCATATGACAAAAATTACGGACAGAATCCGATTGGATCCGGGCGGTATATCATGAAACAGTGGGACAAGGGACAGCAGGTGATCTTTGAAGCAAATCCGGATTATTACGGGGATGAAGTCAAGATCAAAAAACTGACGGTGCTGTTTATGGATGAAGACGCGGCACTTGCTGCGGCAATGGCAGGACAGGTGGATGTGGCACACACCGCAGCTTCCTATGCGGATCAGGATATTTCAGATTACAGCCTCCTGCAGGTGGCATCCGTTGATAACAGAGGTTTTAACCTGCCGGCGGTACCGGCTGAAGAAAAAGACGGACAGACAGTTGGAAATGATGTTACTTCAGACATCGCGGTCCGCAGAGCGATCAACATTGGCATTGACCGTGAAGAAATGATCGAAAATGTGCTGGGCGGATACGGGACGGCAGCTTACAGTGTATGTGACAAACTGCCCTGGTATAACGCGGATGCGGAAGTGTCATATGATCAGGAAGCGGCGAAAAAGATTCTGGACGATGCCGGCTGGGTGGAAGGTTCTGATGGCATTCGTGAAAAAGACGGGGTGAAAGCAGAATTCACACTGATGTTCCACCCGGATGATTCTGTACGCCAGGCACTGGCAGAAGACACAGCCAATCAGCTGAAAGAGATCGGTATTTCTGTTAAGACGGAAGGCGCCGGCTGGGATGTAGCATATGACAGGGCACTTTCGGAACCACTGATGTGGGGATGGGGGGCACACACTCCAATGGAACTTTATAACATTTATCATACGATGAGTGAAACAGGTACTGCAGAGTACTCACCGTATGCTAATGAAACTGTGGATCAATATATGGATGAGGCGCTTCAGGCGGGAAGTCTGGAAGAATCATACGAACTGTGGCAGAAAGCTCAGTGGGACGGTACTTCCGGCATCACTCAGGAAGGAGATATTCCATGGATCTGGCTGTGCAATGTGGATCACCTCTATTACGTGAGAGACGGGCTGAAAGTGGCGGAACAGAAGATTCATCCTCATGGGCATGGATGGTCTATTGTAAATAATGTAGATCAGTGGGAATGGAGTAACTGA
- a CDS encoding ABC transporter permease has translation MILLLFAVSVVTFTLVSVSPIDPLQANVGQAALGAMSQEQKEKLESYWGVDEPPVQRYLNWAKDFIKGDMGDSLLYRQPVTEVIGVKLANSMMLMVIAWMISGLLGFLLGILAGVFRGTWIDKIIKGYSLLIASTPVFWLALLLLLVFAVWLKVLPVGLSVPIGVEAAGVTFLDRIQHAILPALTLSITGVSNITLHTREKMIDVMESDYMLFAQARGESKKSMVCRHGLRNIILPALTLQFASISEIIGGSVLVEQVFSYPGLGQAAVAAGTGSDVPLLMGITLVTAAIVFSGNFIANTLYGVVDPRMRKGGTVS, from the coding sequence ATGATACTGCTGTTGTTTGCAGTCAGCGTGGTGACTTTTACACTGGTCAGTGTATCACCGATTGATCCGCTGCAGGCAAATGTGGGTCAGGCAGCGCTGGGAGCGATGAGTCAGGAACAGAAAGAGAAGCTGGAATCTTACTGGGGTGTGGACGAACCCCCTGTGCAGCGGTATCTGAACTGGGCAAAAGATTTTATAAAGGGCGATATGGGAGATTCTCTCCTGTACCGCCAGCCTGTAACAGAGGTGATCGGAGTGAAGCTTGCCAATTCCATGATGCTGATGGTAATAGCCTGGATGATATCCGGGCTTTTGGGCTTTCTGCTGGGGATTCTCGCCGGTGTGTTCCGCGGAACGTGGATTGATAAGATTATCAAGGGGTATTCCCTGCTGATAGCCAGTACGCCGGTTTTCTGGCTGGCGCTGCTGCTCCTTCTTGTATTTGCGGTATGGCTTAAAGTGCTGCCAGTTGGCCTAAGCGTGCCGATCGGGGTGGAGGCTGCCGGTGTAACATTCCTCGACCGTATCCAGCATGCGATACTTCCGGCGCTTACCCTTTCTATCACGGGTGTTTCCAACATCACGCTCCATACCAGGGAGAAAATGATAGATGTTATGGAAAGCGATTATATGCTGTTCGCACAGGCACGTGGGGAGAGTAAAAAAAGCATGGTATGCCGGCATGGCCTGCGCAACATTATTCTTCCGGCGCTTACCCTCCAGTTTGCATCTATCAGTGAGATCATTGGTGGTTCCGTACTGGTCGAACAGGTATTTTCTTACCCGGGACTCGGACAGGCTGCTGTTGCCGCGGGCACAGGCAGTGATGTACCACTTTTGATGGGAATTACGCTTGTCACGGCAGCGATTGTATTTTCCGGTAATTTTATAGCAAATACATTGTACGGTGTGGTCGACCCCCGAATGAGAAAAGGAGGGACCGTATCATGA
- a CDS encoding ABC transporter permease translates to MNQRKKTIIIFSAAVVFLVLVAAAGVFCYDAARVTDFSRKNLAPGFTYLFGTDWLGRDMLARTLTGLSISILIGVAAAGISAVIAFLLGVMAAVLGNKVDSVISFVIDMIMGIPHILLLLLISYALGKGLKGVVLGVALTHWPSLARVIRGEVLQLKNSQYIQIAHRLGHSKMKTAMKHMMPHLLPQFIVGLILMFPHAILHEASITFLGFGLSSEQPAIGIILSESMKYLITGKWWLAVLPGVMLVLTVVLFDVAGSSLRKLLDPSSAHE, encoded by the coding sequence ATGAACCAGAGAAAAAAGACGATTATTATTTTTTCAGCGGCAGTGGTATTTCTTGTGTTGGTGGCGGCAGCCGGTGTGTTCTGTTACGATGCTGCCAGAGTGACAGATTTTTCCAGGAAGAATCTTGCGCCAGGTTTTACATATCTGTTTGGCACCGACTGGCTCGGCAGGGATATGCTGGCGAGGACCCTGACCGGGCTGTCCATCAGCATTCTGATCGGAGTAGCGGCAGCCGGGATCAGTGCTGTCATTGCATTTTTACTGGGAGTGATGGCGGCGGTCCTTGGAAATAAAGTTGACAGTGTGATCTCTTTTGTGATCGATATGATTATGGGGATTCCGCATATCCTGCTGCTGCTGCTGATTTCGTATGCGCTGGGAAAAGGGCTGAAAGGGGTTGTACTTGGAGTTGCTCTTACCCACTGGCCATCACTTGCGCGCGTCATCCGCGGAGAGGTGCTGCAGCTGAAGAACAGTCAGTATATCCAGATTGCCCATCGACTGGGACACAGCAAAATGAAGACTGCCATGAAGCATATGATGCCGCATCTGCTGCCTCAGTTTATCGTTGGGCTGATCCTGATGTTTCCGCATGCGATCCTGCATGAGGCCAGTATTACATTTTTAGGTTTTGGTCTTTCCTCTGAACAGCCGGCGATCGGAATTATCCTCTCGGAGAGCATGAAATATCTGATCACCGGAAAATGGTGGCTGGCTGTGCTGCCGGGTGTGATGCTGGTACTGACAGTTGTACTGTTTGATGTGGCTGGCAGCAGCCTTAGAAAGCTTCTGGACCCATCCAGTGCGCATGAATAA
- a CDS encoding ABC transporter ATP-binding protein, whose amino-acid sequence MSCLNKWHILEISNLSVSFKQYDRGTRQIDLPVISDLNVSVHEGEIVAVVGASGSGKSLLAHAILGILPGNASTSGEIYFEQELLTQKRKQQVRGKEIALVPQSVNYLDPLMKVGKQVRQGKKGDETKKKQQGLFKKYRLQEDTQDLYPFECSGGMSRRILLSTALMGNPRLIIADEPTPGLELSLAKKAMKDFRSFADEGNGVLLITHDIELALKVADRIAVFYAGTTVEEALVEDFEAEETLRHPYTKALWRAMPRNGFSPITGNQPYVKELPKGCVFGPRCPMFSEECEGEITSRIVRCGTVRCVKCKGEEGHSHESAS is encoded by the coding sequence ATGAGTTGTCTGAATAAGTGGCATATACTGGAGATCAGTAATCTCTCAGTATCGTTTAAACAGTATGACCGGGGAACCAGGCAGATTGACCTTCCGGTCATATCGGATCTGAATGTTTCCGTTCATGAAGGTGAGATCGTGGCGGTGGTGGGTGCGAGCGGTTCGGGAAAAAGCCTGCTGGCACATGCCATCCTCGGGATTTTGCCGGGGAATGCCAGTACCAGCGGAGAAATTTATTTTGAGCAGGAGCTTCTGACACAGAAGCGTAAGCAGCAGGTGAGGGGGAAAGAGATCGCACTGGTTCCGCAGAGCGTCAATTATCTGGACCCATTGATGAAGGTTGGAAAGCAGGTGCGCCAGGGCAAGAAAGGCGACGAGACCAAAAAAAAGCAGCAGGGACTGTTTAAAAAATATCGGTTGCAGGAAGATACACAGGATCTGTATCCGTTTGAGTGTTCAGGGGGCATGAGCAGAAGAATTCTCCTGAGTACCGCGCTCATGGGAAACCCGAGACTGATCATAGCGGATGAGCCGACACCTGGACTTGAGCTTTCACTTGCCAAAAAGGCGATGAAAGACTTCCGAAGTTTCGCTGATGAAGGAAACGGTGTACTGCTGATCACTCATGATATCGAACTGGCACTAAAGGTGGCTGACCGCATTGCAGTTTTTTATGCAGGGACGACGGTCGAAGAGGCTCTGGTTGAGGATTTTGAAGCGGAAGAAACACTGCGGCACCCGTATACGAAAGCTCTTTGGCGTGCAATGCCAAGAAATGGGTTTTCACCGATTACAGGAAATCAGCCTTATGTTAAAGAACTTCCGAAAGGATGCGTGTTCGGACCGCGCTGCCCGATGTTCTCAGAAGAATGTGAAGGGGAGATAACTTCCCGGATTGTACGCTGCGGAACCGTACGCTGCGTGAAATGCAAGGGTGAGGAGGGGCACAGCCATGAGTCTGCAAGCTAA
- a CDS encoding ATP-binding cassette domain-containing protein, producing the protein MSLQAKDIVFSYQEDGEPVLNRVSLEVGPEERIGVTAPSGYGKTTLMKIIGGYMQPDSGQVLIDGCPLPKKGYCPVQMIWQHPEKSVNPRLKMEAVLQEGDQIEERVVSGLGIEPDWLGRYPQELSGGELQRFCIARALGRGTRYLIADEISTMLDLITQGQIWNFLLQEVKERKIGMLVVSHSQELLDYVCTSQIRL; encoded by the coding sequence ATGAGTCTGCAAGCTAAAGACATTGTATTTTCATATCAGGAAGACGGTGAGCCTGTACTGAACCGTGTCAGCCTGGAGGTGGGACCGGAGGAGCGCATAGGCGTGACCGCTCCCAGCGGTTACGGAAAGACTACGCTGATGAAGATTATCGGAGGGTATATGCAGCCGGATTCGGGACAGGTCCTGATAGATGGCTGCCCCCTCCCGAAAAAAGGATACTGTCCCGTACAGATGATCTGGCAGCATCCTGAGAAATCAGTCAACCCCAGGCTGAAAATGGAAGCAGTACTGCAGGAAGGAGACCAGATAGAAGAACGTGTAGTCAGCGGGCTGGGTATTGAGCCGGATTGGCTCGGCAGGTATCCGCAGGAACTGTCCGGGGGTGAACTGCAGCGTTTTTGTATAGCCAGAGCTCTGGGCCGGGGAACCCGGTATCTGATCGCCGATGAAATCAGTACGATGCTGGATCTGATCACACAGGGGCAGATATGGAACTTTCTGCTTCAGGAAGTGAAGGAGAGGAAGATTGGAATGCTTGTTGTCAGCCACAGTCAGGAACTGCTTGATTATGTGTGCACCAGCCAGATACGGTTATGA
- a CDS encoding hemolysin family protein — MIGAIILQVILIILNATFASAEIAVISMNETKLRLLTAQGDPRAVKLSSLTEQPARFLATIQVAITLASLLGSAFAADNFAGPLVDVLISAGVPIPKNILNSLAVFLITLILSYFSLVFGELVPKRIAMKKADSLSLKMSHLLYGVSKVFAPLVALLTASTNVVLRVMGINPDEDDEKVSEEEIRMLLMEGSEDGTIDIHENEIIQNVFEFDDISVEQICTHRIDVTALYITDDIEKWEDTIYSSRHTYYPVCGESSDDIIGILNTKEYFRIKNRTREHVLDAALDKPYFVPESMKANVLFQNMKNSRIYFAVVLDEYGGMSGIITVHDLIEEIVGDLYETEEPADIEQVSDDTWCIQGCASLDDVSDCLGIKLPVDDYDTYGGYLCSVIGRVPNDEECFECETDDIHVQVHSVFNHRIGSTTVKKLK, encoded by the coding sequence ATGATTGGAGCAATTATTTTACAGGTTATCCTGATCATTTTAAACGCGACTTTTGCAAGTGCAGAGATCGCCGTTATTTCCATGAATGAAACAAAACTAAGACTACTCACCGCGCAGGGCGATCCCCGTGCAGTAAAGCTATCATCCCTGACCGAACAGCCGGCACGCTTTCTGGCCACCATACAGGTTGCCATTACGCTTGCCTCTCTGTTGGGAAGTGCTTTTGCCGCTGACAATTTTGCAGGCCCTCTCGTTGATGTCCTCATCAGTGCCGGTGTTCCCATCCCCAAAAATATTCTGAACTCCCTGGCTGTATTTCTTATAACACTGATTCTTTCATATTTCAGCCTGGTATTCGGAGAACTGGTACCGAAACGGATCGCGATGAAAAAAGCCGACTCACTCTCGCTCAAGATGTCACATCTTCTGTACGGGGTATCCAAGGTATTTGCACCTCTCGTTGCGCTGCTCACAGCATCAACAAATGTTGTGCTAAGGGTCATGGGAATCAACCCGGATGAAGACGATGAAAAGGTATCGGAGGAGGAGATCCGTATGCTGCTGATGGAGGGAAGCGAGGATGGAACGATTGATATACATGAAAATGAGATTATCCAGAATGTTTTTGAATTCGACGATATCTCTGTAGAACAGATCTGTACCCATCGTATCGATGTGACCGCTCTGTACATAACAGACGATATCGAAAAATGGGAAGATACGATCTACAGCAGCCGTCACACTTATTATCCTGTCTGTGGCGAGAGCAGTGACGATATTATCGGCATCTTAAATACTAAAGAATATTTCCGGATTAAAAACCGGACGCGTGAACATGTACTGGATGCAGCACTTGACAAGCCCTACTTTGTGCCTGAGAGCATGAAAGCCAATGTATTGTTCCAGAACATGAAAAATTCCCGTATCTATTTTGCCGTTGTACTGGATGAATATGGCGGGATGAGCGGAATCATAACCGTCCATGACCTGATCGAAGAGATTGTCGGTGATCTGTATGAGACCGAAGAGCCGGCGGACATCGAACAGGTCAGTGATGACACCTGGTGCATCCAGGGCTGCGCTTCGCTTGACGATGTTTCCGACTGCCTGGGTATAAAACTTCCTGTTGATGATTATGACACGTATGGCGGATACCTGTGCAGCGTCATCGGCAGGGTCCCCAATGATGAGGAGTGTTTTGAATGTGAAACCGATGATATACACGTCCAGGTGCATTCAGTCTTTAACCACCGAATTGGCAGTACCACGGTTAAAAAATTAAAATAA
- a CDS encoding YIP1 family protein, with amino-acid sequence MANFCTKCGKPLINGQPCDCTGQTASVWNSQEEKMTEVSAQDQQDTRGTTGQANHDAKIPDDDGGVSENPQKDQDKENPYRENSYRGNPYVGPQPGNPYQGNPYQGTPYPGPQPGNPYQGNPYQGTPYTGPQPGNPYQGNPYQGNPYGGPQGNFNSQWFNEKKGQFVKNTKNMFAEIIPLISRPESTIKKISDSNNSVMGLEMVGLKALICFLVSLVAISKLKSISYGVVDISILKVFLLIIIAAFGGAYLQAGIFKGTVTMFGGNTTLHKMLSAVGVSSFADSAGILLTAIFALAFPKFAVVLFLIFSVISYLFFLRGYEHGVRMEPDRKLYCLIISLVLTAAAVCLILYVFIPIIADTGTKNLMSMFRGMM; translated from the coding sequence ATGGCAAATTTCTGTACAAAATGCGGGAAACCGCTGATCAACGGACAACCCTGTGACTGCACGGGGCAAACAGCATCTGTTTGGAACTCACAGGAAGAGAAAATGACAGAAGTTTCGGCGCAGGATCAGCAGGATACCCGGGGGACAACGGGACAGGCGAACCATGATGCAAAAATTCCTGACGATGACGGGGGGGTATCCGAAAATCCGCAGAAAGACCAGGATAAGGAAAATCCATACCGGGAGAACTCGTATCGGGGGAATCCGTATGTGGGACCGCAGCCAGGGAATCCGTACCAGGGGAATCCATATCAGGGAACCCCATACCCGGGACCACAGCCAGGGAATCCGTACCAGGGGAATCCGTATCAGGGAACCCCATACACGGGACCGCAGCCAGGGAATCCGTACCAGGGAAATCCATACCAGGGGAATCCATATGGGGGACCACAGGGTAACTTCAACTCCCAGTGGTTTAATGAAAAAAAAGGTCAGTTCGTAAAGAATACAAAGAATATGTTCGCAGAGATCATTCCGCTGATATCCAGGCCGGAATCAACGATCAAAAAGATCAGTGACAGCAACAACAGTGTGATGGGGCTGGAGATGGTTGGGCTGAAGGCCCTGATCTGTTTTCTGGTCAGCCTCGTTGCCATATCGAAACTGAAAAGTATTTCCTATGGCGTAGTGGATATATCGATTCTGAAAGTGTTTCTCCTGATCATCATAGCTGCTTTTGGCGGAGCATATCTCCAGGCGGGAATCTTTAAGGGAACTGTTACTATGTTTGGAGGGAATACGACACTGCATAAAATGTTGTCTGCTGTCGGTGTATCTTCATTTGCTGACAGCGCGGGTATTTTGCTGACAGCGATATTTGCACTGGCATTCCCCAAATTTGCGGTGGTGCTGTTTTTGATATTTTCTGTGATCAGTTATCTGTTTTTCCTGAGAGGTTATGAACACGGAGTCAGGATGGAGCCGGACCGCAAACTTTACTGTCTGATAATCTCGCTGGTACTGACAGCTGCAGCTGTATGCCTGATACTGTATGTCTTTATTCCGATTATTGCGGATACCGGAACAAAGAATCTGATGAGTATGTTTCGGGGAATGATGTAA
- a CDS encoding glutamine--tRNA ligase/YqeY domain fusion protein gives MEKEMISKNFIEQIIEKDLSEGSYEEICTRFPPEPNGYLHIGHAKSILLNYGLAQEYHGKFNLRFDDTNPTKEKEEFVDSIKEDVAWLGADWEDRLFLASNYFPQMYEAAVKLIKKGSAYVCDLTAEEIREYRGTLTEPGKNSPYRERSVEENLKLFLEMKEGKYQDGEKVLRAKIDMSSPNINMRDPILYRVTHMTHHNTGDAWCIYPMYDFAHPIEDALEGVTHSLCTLEFEDHRPLYDWVVQELGYEKPPKQIEFAKLYLTNVVTGKRYIKKLVEDGIVDGWDDPRLVSIAALRRRGFTPESIRMFVELCGVSKANSSVDYAMLEYCIREDLKMKRPRMMAILDPIKLVIDNYPEDQVEYFDVSNNMENEELGTRKVPFSKELYIEREDFMEEPPRKYFRLFPGNEVRLMNAYFVKCESYVKDENGRVTEVHCTYDPETRSGSGFTGRKVKGTIHWVAAATAVKAEVRLYENIIDEEKGVYNEDGTLNLNPNSLTVLKDCYLEPALTEAKAYDSFQFVRNGYFCVDVKDSKKDKPVFNRIVSLKSSFKLPK, from the coding sequence GTGGAAAAAGAAATGATTTCCAAAAATTTTATTGAGCAGATCATCGAGAAGGACCTGTCGGAAGGTTCATATGAAGAGATATGTACCAGATTTCCGCCGGAACCGAATGGTTACCTGCATATCGGACATGCCAAATCCATACTATTGAACTATGGACTTGCACAGGAATATCATGGGAAGTTTAATCTTCGTTTTGATGATACAAATCCTACCAAAGAGAAAGAGGAATTTGTAGATTCAATCAAAGAGGATGTCGCATGGCTGGGAGCTGACTGGGAGGATCGTCTGTTTCTCGCGTCCAATTATTTTCCGCAGATGTATGAGGCTGCAGTGAAGCTGATCAAAAAAGGCAGCGCATATGTCTGCGATCTGACTGCGGAGGAGATCAGAGAATACCGCGGAACGCTGACGGAGCCTGGGAAAAACAGCCCGTACAGAGAAAGAAGTGTAGAAGAGAATCTGAAGCTGTTCCTGGAGATGAAAGAAGGAAAATATCAGGACGGTGAAAAAGTACTGCGTGCAAAAATCGATATGTCCTCCCCGAACATCAATATGAGAGATCCGATCCTTTACCGGGTAACGCATATGACGCATCATAATACAGGAGATGCGTGGTGTATTTATCCGATGTATGATTTCGCACATCCGATAGAAGATGCACTGGAAGGAGTGACTCATTCCCTGTGTACCCTGGAATTCGAAGACCACAGACCCCTGTATGACTGGGTGGTTCAGGAGTTGGGGTACGAAAAACCTCCGAAACAGATTGAATTTGCCAAGTTATATCTTACCAACGTTGTGACGGGAAAGCGCTATATAAAAAAACTGGTAGAGGATGGCATTGTAGATGGCTGGGACGATCCGCGTCTCGTGTCGATCGCGGCGCTTAGAAGAAGGGGGTTTACGCCGGAATCTATCCGCATGTTCGTTGAACTCTGCGGAGTATCAAAAGCGAACAGCTCAGTAGATTATGCGATGCTTGAATACTGTATCCGTGAGGATCTCAAGATGAAGCGGCCGCGTATGATGGCGATTCTGGATCCGATCAAACTTGTGATCGACAACTATCCGGAAGATCAGGTGGAATATTTTGACGTCTCCAATAATATGGAAAATGAAGAACTTGGCACCAGAAAAGTTCCGTTTTCAAAGGAGCTGTATATTGAGCGCGAAGATTTCATGGAGGAGCCGCCTAGAAAATACTTCCGGCTGTTTCCGGGAAATGAAGTTCGTCTGATGAATGCATATTTTGTAAAATGCGAAAGCTACGTTAAGGATGAAAACGGCCGTGTGACGGAAGTACACTGCACATATGATCCTGAGACAAGAAGCGGAAGCGGTTTTACAGGCAGAAAAGTAAAAGGCACGATTCACTGGGTTGCCGCTGCGACTGCAGTCAAAGCAGAAGTGCGCCTGTATGAAAATATCATTGATGAAGAAAAAGGGGTATACAATGAAGACGGAACCCTGAATCTGAATCCGAATTCCCTGACAGTCTTAAAAGACTGCTATCTGGAGCCTGCACTTACAGAAGCGAAAGCGTACGACAGTTTTCAGTTTGTGAGAAACGGATATTTCTGTGTGGATGTAAAAGACTCGAAGAAGGATAAGCCTGTATTTAACCGTATCGTTTCTCTGAAAAGTTCATTCAAGCTGCCGAAATAA